One Argentina anserina chromosome 6, drPotAnse1.1, whole genome shotgun sequence genomic window, CCTAGCGTGTCCTCCTTATCTACGTGTCTAAATGGGACACGCGCGTGTCCATTACGTATTGTGGCGTGTCCGTGCCGTGTCCAAagtcagttcgcgtgtccgagtGTGTCCGTGTTcatgtccgtgtcggacacgcaatacaCTGCCCAGAAACCGTGTCTGTATTTCATAGGTAGTTACTGTAGTTATATCATTGAATTTGTTGTCATGGCATTTTAATATGAATCACATCCGGAGTATTTCTGGTTCTATAAATTGTTTATTAGTCATGTTTATAACAAGAGCAAACTTGGTTTCTCAATAAACTAACTTTTATTATACTTGTTCATGAGCACAAATTCGAGAATGTGAAAAATAAATGTTATTGTTCTTGAGGTAAGGCTACGGTGTATTggagcatgcatcaagttTTAAATAAATAGAGGCTACAACCTTATGGAACAGCCTTGTAGTTGCTAATTAAGATGAAGAGACTACGAAAAAATTGAAGTGAAACTGTGGGAAGCCGATTCAAAGTTGGTGATCACAGATTGTAAATGTTGTAGgactatatataattatcaCATGAATTCTCTCGGGAGGAGATTTTCTCTCAACTAGCGCTATTGCCTACTGCTGTTCTAGGACTTGAAATCGGTTTACTCCAAACTCTCACTTGCCTCCAAActtgtatatttttattaacGAAATTTTTATTAAGAAAATCGAGGATTATACATTATTAGTTCCTCGTATGTGGACAGCTAGCTGGATATAGATCCCACTTATTACACAAAGAAAAGTTAcgacaaaattaaaacatgagAAGTTGCACACTGTAAACTAGCACCACAATACTGCAAAATGGATCTCTCTCACATCTGGTGAGATTTTAGATTCACAATGTTTATAGACTATGAACTCTTTGCCACAATCATTTGATtatttgttgttgaattgCTTGCATTTTTGGTGTAACTAGCTTGAACatcttttttctgatttttgatCATTTCTTCACCAGTAAGACTCTTCCCTTTTTTATCAATCTCATTCAATTTTTGGTTGATAAGCCGCCCAAGAACATCAATATCAGTTGGGTCCAAATTCTGGAACTGAGGAGTTCCAGTGGTGAGACTTTGATACATGGCAACTTTCAATTCTTTCTCACGATTTTGCATTCTCACTTTATTTAACTGTTCACTAGCTTTAGAGATCATCCCTCTCAAATAGGTTTCTTGGCTTAACATCTTCCTATTCTTCTCTATCACAGACATATTCTTGAACTTATTGAGAACTTTTTCGACCCCAGATTTCGAAGGCCAAACTTCAGGTCGAGAATCAAAAGGGTTGTAAACTATAGCACATGCATCAATTCCACAAAGAGTGCTTAGTTCAtccatcttcttcatcatacccctttttcttttcttgaatGTAGCTTTTCTGGCTGAATTGTTGGTGATATATGCTACTTTCACTTTCTTTCTGGCCATAGTTATGTCTTCCAAATAATATGAAagacagagtttgagatgggTTCTTTCTCTCAACATGCACAGTATATATACGATACCTTATCATACGTGAAGGTTAGGTGAGAGTGGTATTGGTGAAATCATATCCAACCTTGATAGAAGTTTTTGCTGTctaatttattgaaaataaataagaatttcatataaatggtaattaagataacatgataagttggCATAATGTAGGCTTCATATCCAACGTCTGGTTGTACGATTTCATTGGCAAAGTTAAAAtctaatataattatataaaatttacTGATATTAATATCttgaatttttaattaatattagTACCATTTTTTGTAAAATTGGAAATGCTATCTATCATCCGTAATACATGTAGAcatatgaaatttaatgaagtaaaacatcttcattaaatgattaaatcgaccaagactccacaaaattgcacacatggctcaaaagtcaacaaaattagtgcagatccgaataaaactcgcgtcagcacataaatggatgatcgtaatcgaagctacgtgattcggATTTAAATccgaaattgaatgtcattgacgattcgaaatagTAATCAgatatttgattaaattaataaattttttaaacggttataattaaatcaattattttctaattaatttagttatgagaataactaattttaaataaatcataaaatacatattgatttaattatacaattaaataaatattattattttagtgtcattaaaatattctataaaatagaagccTTGACATTATAAATACCCATTCCAACATGAAAAGAagagacttgagaagaagagaggaaatcacttgagcaagatcactctcgagaaatccttAAGTCTGGAGTCCACGAAGAATTGTCAAgataccaaatcgctcgttcttcatcaaatccaaatccaaactcaagtccacgaagaatcgtcaagctaccaaatcgctcgttcttcatcaaatccaaatccaaactcaaattctcaagatcaagtgcatgtcacccttgaaccaagttacatacggagatagaatcagaggagttcacaaagattgtaaccccgcgcttgattatcaataaatcaaattttatttgtacacgtgtctgcactcttatttgttttcagattcctGTTTTACAAATTGGCACAcccagtgggacatttttggcccctcatctccttctccgaagaaatcttcaaattcattcgtgcgatggcttccaagaacaaccaagccgtTCCATCGacgaaatccaagtccacaaccaTGAGGTTAAGCGGAGAGGCCGAGCTGGTCAAGAAGTCCAAACAAACATTCTCCAAATaaaagagtgaaccgattgcccttgtcacccgaagcgtggctagagctcaacccacgacatttatggcacttgctagtaagcctcgtcaaccagtcatcaccttggagagcttgggagaaatagagcatgcctctcaaagtgggaagaagcaagtgtcaaaggagaaggagccaaaGAAGCAATCTCTTCTAcccgttcatggtgatggccctatcctGGAAGACGTTTTCTTTGATGACGAATCGAGCATGACATCATACC contains:
- the LOC126797051 gene encoding agamous-like MADS-box protein AGL80, which produces MARKKVKVAYITNNSARKATFKKRKRGMMKKMDELSTLCGIDACAIVYNPFDSRPEVWPSKSGVEKVLNKFKNMSVIEKNRKMLSQETYLRGMISKASEQLNKVRMQNREKELKVAMYQSLTTGTPQFQNLDPTDIDVLGRLINQKLNEIDKKGKSLTGEEMIKNQKKDVQASYTKNASNSTTNNQMIVAKSS